One window from the genome of Malacoplasma penetrans HF-2 encodes:
- a CDS encoding triose-phosphate isomerase, with protein sequence MREKILITNWKMNADYVSISKFFKNIPNFENVKVMVAPSYLGIVPSLGMSKNAKVEVVAQNVSFPSLGNHTGSVSWLELKDYGIKTAFLGHPDVKVDFKEKNYQVNAKLQKLLKNGMNAVLFIEETKVDLSEESTKENLRLQINQIFNGIDALDIVDRVYIVYKPTFMGEINSKFDNEFIFGTIRVIREFLRTKFGYYVANNLPILYGGEIINDDIEEICKNNDVDGILIEDERALSNKYISILYKHLFNGSTYAYKQHYDHKVALDIPTEEERIKNATQVSDFDMYDITSETYFDDIKINEENM encoded by the coding sequence ATGAGAGAAAAAATATTAATTACTAACTGAAAAATGAATGCTGACTATGTGTCAATATCAAAATTCTTTAAAAATATACCTAATTTTGAAAATGTGAAAGTAATGGTAGCACCATCTTATTTAGGTATTGTTCCAAGTTTAGGGATGTCTAAAAATGCAAAAGTAGAAGTGGTTGCTCAAAATGTATCATTTCCTTCACTTGGTAACCATACTGGTAGTGTTTCTTGATTGGAATTAAAAGATTATGGAATTAAAACTGCTTTCTTAGGTCACCCTGATGTTAAAGTAGATTTCAAAGAAAAAAACTATCAAGTTAATGCTAAACTTCAAAAACTTCTTAAAAATGGAATGAATGCTGTTCTTTTTATTGAAGAAACAAAAGTAGATTTGTCTGAAGAAAGTACTAAAGAAAACTTAAGATTACAAATTAATCAAATTTTTAATGGGATTGATGCATTAGATATAGTTGATAGAGTTTATATAGTTTATAAACCAACTTTTATGGGTGAGATTAATTCTAAGTTTGACAATGAATTTATCTTTGGAACTATAAGAGTTATTAGAGAATTCTTAAGAACTAAATTCGGATACTATGTTGCTAATAATTTACCAATTCTTTATGGTGGTGAAATTATTAATGATGATATTGAAGAAATTTGTAAAAACAATGATGTTGATGGAATCTTAATTGAAGATGAAAGAGCATTATCTAACAAATATATTTCAATCTTATACAAACACTTATTCAATGGTTCAACATATGCATACAAACAACATTATGATCATAAGGTTGCATTAGATATTCCTACTGAAGAAGAAAGAATTAAAAATGCTACTCAAGTTTCAGACTTTGATATGTATGACATTACTAGTGAAACTTACTTTGATGATATTAAGATTAATGAAGAAAACATGTAA
- the cysS gene encoding cysteine--tRNA ligase, with protein MKIYDFVSKTDKEVSLDKKNIKMYVCGPTVYNHVHIGNLRPIITFDVLNRLFLELGYNVTFIHNITDIDDKIVNKAKEENIGELELSSYYETQYFDILKTINIHTSNMKFPRVSDHIKDIENYIQKIVNNKFAYLVDGDVYFDTTKSNQYGKISNKKLDELLVGDKSEDNLKKNNPQDFALWKQTTIGLNWDLKFSTGRPGWHTECSCLINKYLGDQIDIHGGGIDLKFPHHENENIQNIAVNNKDLARIWMHVGHLNINNQKMSKSLSNFILAKDLLSEYNTNTVRWFFYQTSYSNPLNFTTENLINSKNQLENIIYNLNIFKSHLIIEQKYNEKNLEFDKSNLIELTNNFNLPNIVSFIEEKIKYSSILLRNKNFEELNKLHFNLSYLLTKILGIIHVNLFDDEAIELLNKWNKLKQEKNFSESDKYRKLLMEKKLL; from the coding sequence ATGAAAATATATGATTTTGTAAGCAAAACAGATAAAGAAGTAAGTTTAGATAAAAAAAATATCAAAATGTATGTTTGTGGACCTACAGTTTATAACCATGTTCATATTGGTAACTTAAGACCAATTATTACTTTTGATGTTTTAAATAGATTATTTTTAGAACTTGGTTATAATGTTACTTTTATTCATAACATTACAGATATTGATGACAAAATAGTTAATAAAGCTAAAGAAGAAAATATTGGAGAACTAGAACTTTCTTCATATTATGAAACTCAATATTTTGACATTTTAAAAACAATCAATATTCATACTTCTAATATGAAATTCCCTAGAGTTTCAGATCATATTAAAGATATTGAAAACTATATTCAAAAAATCGTTAATAATAAGTTTGCATATTTAGTAGATGGTGATGTTTATTTTGACACTACTAAATCTAACCAATATGGAAAAATTTCTAATAAAAAATTAGATGAACTATTAGTTGGTGATAAATCTGAAGATAATTTGAAAAAAAACAATCCCCAAGATTTTGCTTTATGAAAACAAACTACAATTGGATTAAACTGAGACTTAAAATTTTCTACAGGAAGACCAGGATGACATACTGAATGTTCTTGTTTAATAAATAAATATTTAGGTGATCAAATAGATATTCATGGAGGAGGAATAGATTTAAAATTTCCACACCATGAAAATGAAAATATTCAAAATATAGCTGTAAATAATAAAGATTTGGCAAGAATTTGAATGCATGTAGGACATTTAAATATTAATAACCAAAAGATGTCTAAATCACTTTCAAATTTTATCCTAGCTAAAGATTTATTGAGTGAATATAACACTAATACTGTTAGATGGTTCTTTTATCAAACAAGTTATTCAAACCCATTAAACTTCACTACTGAAAATCTTATTAATTCAAAAAATCAATTAGAAAATATTATATACAACCTAAATATTTTTAAAAGTCACTTAATAATAGAACAGAAGTATAATGAGAAAAATTTAGAGTTTGATAAAAGTAATTTAATTGAATTAACAAACAATTTTAACTTACCAAACATTGTTTCTTTTATTGAAGAAAAAATTAAATATAGTTCAATATTGTTAAGAAATAAAAACTTTGAAGAACTAAACAAACTACATTTTAATCTTTCTTACTTACTAACAAAAATATTAGGAATTATACATGTTAATTTATTTGATGATGAAGCTATAGAACTTTTAAATAAATGAAATAAATTAAAACAAGAAAAGAATTTTAGTGAGTCAGATAAATATAGAAAATTATTAATGGAAAAGAAGTTATTATAA
- the rlmB gene encoding 23S rRNA (guanosine(2251)-2'-O)-methyltransferase RlmB, whose translation MKKFFGKKAVIEAFKQNELSEVYYVSYFDELKEFKSKNIKLNKVNKKFFDKYEVVHQNILGIAKESSLTIHTDFDSFIEKINNLNTDKKIILVLDEIQDPGNFGAICRTSKSFQVAGIIFKKNNQIQINETVIKTSLGTVNYLNFLKVNNLSEVLNKLKKENYWTVCTALDEKSIPLSKFKTDINKLVVIVGNENKGVSELIKKDSDFIVKIEMDSSVQSLNVSVSTAIILYYLTHCL comes from the coding sequence ATGAAAAAATTCTTTGGTAAAAAAGCTGTTATAGAAGCATTTAAACAAAATGAATTAAGTGAAGTTTATTATGTTTCATATTTTGATGAATTGAAAGAATTTAAATCAAAAAACATTAAACTAAATAAAGTTAATAAAAAGTTTTTTGATAAATATGAAGTTGTTCATCAAAATATTTTAGGAATTGCAAAAGAATCATCTTTAACTATTCATACTGATTTTGACTCATTTATAGAAAAAATTAATAATTTAAATACTGATAAAAAAATTATTTTGGTTTTAGATGAAATTCAAGACCCAGGTAATTTTGGCGCAATTTGTAGAACATCTAAATCTTTTCAAGTAGCTGGAATTATCTTTAAAAAGAATAACCAAATTCAAATAAATGAAACAGTTATTAAAACTAGTTTAGGAACTGTAAACTATCTAAATTTTTTAAAAGTTAATAATTTATCAGAAGTACTAAACAAACTAAAGAAAGAAAACTATTGAACTGTTTGTACAGCACTTGATGAAAAATCAATTCCTTTATCAAAATTTAAAACTGATATTAATAAACTTGTTGTAATAGTTGGTAATGAGAATAAAGGGGTTTCAGAACTTATTAAAAAAGACTCTGATTTCATTGTCAAAATTGAAATGGATTCTAGTGTTCAATCTTTAAATGTTTCAGTATCAACTGCTATTATTCTTTATTATTTAACACATTGCTTATAA
- the rplK gene encoding 50S ribosomal protein L11 codes for MLLVAFKDPRITRIAKVNLIGGQAKPGPQLASIGINMGEFTKQFNDQTKDKNGEVIPCIITAFKDKSFTFEIKTTPVTMLLKKAANIKVGAKNSKTETVATISREKALEIAKTKLVDTNANDEEAVLRMVAGSAKQMGIKIEGVDPVVHKDGKKK; via the coding sequence GTGTTGCTTGTGGCTTTTAAAGATCCAAGAATAACAAGAATTGCCAAGGTTAACCTAATAGGTGGTCAAGCTAAACCTGGTCCTCAGTTAGCTTCTATTGGTATTAACATGGGTGAATTTACTAAACAATTTAATGACCAAACTAAAGATAAAAATGGTGAAGTTATACCTTGTATAATTACAGCATTTAAAGATAAATCTTTTACTTTTGAAATTAAAACAACTCCAGTTACTATGTTGCTTAAAAAAGCAGCTAACATTAAAGTTGGAGCTAAAAATTCAAAAACTGAAACAGTTGCTACTATTAGTAGAGAAAAAGCATTAGAAATTGCAAAAACTAAATTAGTTGATACTAATGCAAATGATGAAGAAGCAGTATTAAGAATGGTTGCTGGTTCTGCAAAACAAATGGGAATCAAAATTGAAGGTGTTGATCCTGTAGTTCATAAAGATGGGAAAAAGAAATAG
- the rplA gene encoding 50S ribosomal protein L1, with protein sequence MANQKKVTNKTPKKPSVNFDRTKFYTIEEAVNLAKQTSNAKFLSSIDIAIKLNLDTSKSDQQLRGTVSLPYFFGKEKRILVLDKGLTQKDAKSLGVNHAGDSELIAEISKGWLDFDLIITTPKMMPELSKLGKILGTRGLMPNPKNGNVTTDLPKTIAEFKKGINQYRTDSYGNIHMVVGKANADTAKIVENINFLLSFIAAKRLTSVKGIFIEKVNLSSTMGPGIRVLVNKTAVVKKTAKGKVIADDSAKGENKKPAYLIQRVKYAQKKKPSKHPENPPVITEAKKKKVKKILKKAKPAKKAAVAKKPVVVNKKTATKKSPAKKGDVKKAKTSKK encoded by the coding sequence ATGGCAAATCAAAAAAAAGTAACTAATAAAACTCCTAAAAAACCTTCAGTGAATTTTGATAGAACAAAATTCTATACAATTGAAGAAGCTGTTAACTTAGCTAAACAAACTTCAAATGCTAAATTCTTATCATCAATTGATATTGCAATTAAATTAAACTTAGATACTTCTAAATCTGACCAACAATTAAGAGGGACTGTTAGTCTTCCTTACTTCTTTGGTAAAGAAAAAAGAATTTTAGTTTTAGATAAAGGTCTAACTCAAAAAGATGCTAAATCATTAGGTGTTAACCATGCAGGGGATTCTGAACTAATTGCTGAAATTAGCAAAGGATGATTAGATTTTGATCTAATTATTACAACTCCTAAAATGATGCCTGAATTAAGTAAATTAGGGAAAATCTTAGGAACAAGAGGTTTAATGCCTAACCCTAAAAATGGGAACGTAACTACAGATTTACCTAAAACTATAGCTGAATTCAAAAAAGGTATTAACCAATATAGAACAGATAGCTATGGAAACATTCACATGGTTGTAGGTAAAGCAAATGCTGATACTGCAAAGATTGTTGAAAACATTAATTTCTTATTAAGTTTTATAGCTGCTAAAAGACTAACTTCTGTAAAAGGTATTTTTATTGAAAAAGTTAACTTATCTTCTACCATGGGTCCTGGAATTAGAGTTTTAGTTAACAAAACAGCTGTTGTTAAGAAAACTGCTAAAGGAAAAGTTATTGCAGATGATAGTGCTAAAGGTGAAAATAAAAAACCAGCATATTTAATTCAAAGAGTTAAGTATGCTCAAAAGAAAAAACCTTCTAAGCACCCTGAAAACCCACCTGTAATTACTGAAGCTAAAAAGAAAAAAGTTAAAAAAATTCTTAAAAAAGCTAAACCAGCTAAAAAAGCTGCTGTAGCTAAAAAACCAGTTGTTGTAAATAAAAAAACTGCAACTAAAAAATCACCAGCTAAAAAAGGTGATGTTAAAAAAGCTAAAACTTCAAAGAAATAG
- a CDS encoding glycosyltransferase family A protein, whose product MKKVSVIIPFKNTPLKWIKQLITSLNNQTNKNFEVFFIDDNSTNPQVYIDLINKNGYQYVQNIPNNIGVGKIRDYGVTLANGEYIWFVDSDDWLYVDAIDYLLKSFYKYQNIDFIMFEYEWVFDKKQINLFSKHNQFDEIIVKNNVNKSKMPWFHNNYQTDWRVCFKKEFLVKNKISHPDKVNIFEDVYFGLIWKVLYKKALLTSKKLYFYNRLNVESSLNTYKYKANDLVSIIFKNKNYLLENKLFNNNWYFYASNWLGALNQLNYIDLINVQKTHNKFIGNNNFYNLETIGFHKIWFIYKALWIKKVVS is encoded by the coding sequence ATGAAAAAAGTATCAGTTATTATTCCTTTTAAAAATACACCCCTTAAATGAATTAAGCAATTAATTACTAGTTTAAATAATCAAACTAATAAGAATTTTGAAGTTTTTTTTATTGATGATAATTCAACAAATCCACAAGTTTATATAGATTTAATTAATAAAAATGGATATCAGTATGTTCAAAATATTCCCAATAATATAGGTGTTGGAAAAATCAGAGATTATGGTGTAACACTAGCTAATGGAGAATATATTTGATTTGTTGATAGTGATGATTGATTATATGTTGATGCAATTGATTATCTTTTAAAAAGTTTTTATAAATACCAAAACATTGATTTCATTATGTTTGAGTATGAATGAGTGTTTGATAAAAAGCAAATTAATCTGTTTTCAAAACATAATCAATTTGATGAAATCATAGTTAAGAATAATGTTAATAAAAGTAAAATGCCATGGTTTCATAATAACTATCAAACTGATTGAAGGGTTTGTTTTAAAAAAGAGTTTTTAGTGAAAAACAAAATTTCACACCCTGATAAAGTTAATATCTTTGAAGATGTTTATTTTGGATTAATATGAAAAGTTTTATATAAAAAAGCATTACTAACTTCTAAAAAACTTTATTTCTATAATAGATTAAATGTAGAGTCATCATTAAATACTTATAAATACAAAGCAAATGATTTAGTAAGCATCATCTTTAAAAATAAAAATTATTTATTAGAAAATAAGTTATTTAATAACAATTGATACTTCTATGCTTCAAATTGATTAGGTGCTTTAAATCAACTAAATTATATAGATCTAATTAATGTACAAAAAACACATAACAAATTCATTGGAAATAATAACTTTTATAATTTAGAAACAATTGGTTTTCATAAAATATGATTCATTTACAAAGCTTTATGAATTAAAAAAGTAGTTTCATAA
- a CDS encoding leucine-rich repeat protein, whose translation MDQKNQTKLNLLKLKEELTNLKWSENHKYDDFNHISSAKALELLEDSEYFYKDTKTLDLWDTHYEVIDEFAFHSKGIEKVILPKRIVVIAKYSFANNMIKELDLTNYKNLEVIEDYSFFYNRITNFQNAPNILLFTKKALHKNPVTEQFKN comes from the coding sequence ATGGATCAAAAAAATCAAACTAAATTAAATTTATTAAAGTTAAAAGAAGAATTAACTAATTTAAAGTGATCAGAAAATCATAAATATGATGATTTTAATCACATTAGTAGTGCTAAAGCATTAGAACTACTAGAAGATTCTGAATATTTTTATAAAGATACTAAAACTTTAGATTTGTGGGATACACATTATGAAGTGATTGATGAATTTGCTTTCCATTCTAAAGGTATTGAAAAAGTTATTCTTCCTAAAAGGATTGTAGTTATAGCTAAATATAGTTTTGCTAACAACATGATTAAAGAATTAGATTTAACAAATTATAAAAATTTAGAAGTTATAGAAGACTACAGCTTTTTTTATAACCGTATCACTAACTTTCAAAATGCACCTAATATCCTTTTGTTTACAAAAAAAGCTCTACATAAAAATCCAGTTACTGAACAATTTAAAAACTAA
- the rpsL gene encoding 30S ribosomal protein S12 produces MATIAQLIRHDRKDKFKKSKSPALMYTYNSLKKKRTYNPSPYKRGVCTRVGTMTPKKPNSALRKYAKVKLTNGYEVLAYIPGEGHNLQEHSVVLIEGGRVKDLPGVRYHIVRGTLDTSGVEKRRQQRSGYGAKRPKEKKE; encoded by the coding sequence ATGGCAACTATTGCACAACTTATTAGACATGATCGTAAAGATAAGTTTAAAAAGTCAAAATCTCCTGCTTTAATGTACACTTATAATTCTTTAAAGAAAAAAAGAACTTATAATCCATCTCCTTATAAAAGGGGTGTTTGTACCAGAGTAGGGACTATGACACCAAAGAAACCAAATTCAGCACTTCGTAAATATGCAAAGGTTAAATTAACAAATGGATACGAAGTATTGGCTTATATTCCAGGTGAAGGACACAACCTTCAAGAACATAGTGTTGTTTTAATTGAAGGTGGTAGAGTTAAGGACCTTCCTGGGGTTAGATACCACATTGTAAGAGGTACTTTAGATACTTCTGGTGTTGAAAAAAGAAGACAACAAAGATCTGGATATGGTGCTAAGAGACCTAAAGAGAAGAAAGAATAA
- the rpsG gene encoding 30S ribosomal protein S7, whose translation MRKNRATKREILPDPVYNSRLVTKAINAIMLEGKKGLAQQIVYQSFDLIKKKTNEDGIEVFKKALENIMPSLELRVRRVAGSNFQVPTVVSKERKQTLGLRWLILSARKRNEKSMIEKLAAEIIDASKGTGAAFKKKEDTHKMAEANKAFAHLRF comes from the coding sequence ATGAGAAAAAATAGAGCAACAAAAAGAGAAATATTACCAGATCCAGTATATAACTCAAGATTAGTTACAAAAGCAATTAATGCAATTATGTTAGAAGGTAAAAAAGGTTTAGCTCAACAAATTGTTTATCAATCTTTTGATCTAATTAAAAAGAAAACTAATGAAGATGGAATTGAAGTATTTAAAAAAGCTTTAGAAAACATTATGCCTTCATTAGAATTGAGAGTTAGAAGAGTTGCTGGTTCTAACTTCCAAGTTCCTACAGTTGTTAGTAAAGAAAGAAAACAAACTCTTGGTTTAAGATGATTAATTCTTTCTGCAAGAAAAAGAAATGAAAAATCAATGATTGAAAAATTAGCAGCTGAAATTATTGATGCATCTAAAGGAACAGGAGCTGCATTTAAGAAAAAAGAAGATACTCACAAAATGGCAGAAGCTAACAAAGCATTTGCTCACTTGAGATTTTAA